The following are encoded together in the Echeneis naucrates chromosome 9, fEcheNa1.1, whole genome shotgun sequence genome:
- the sorbs3 gene encoding vinexin isoform X3 produces MQSQQLAEAAGNPHGSWIIFSGEPEVYSGQKILTSPEMTPEVVISPGLPTPPMSPFRSGGFKGSEMNGSRPTVLSFGSYYGPSQAHGGLSNGVQSAATLPRSWTPSREERLIKFSGIGPVDETGMPIASRSSVNKPKDWYRSMFRQIHKKPEEPELEDSERWSAERLRLPAKTEESNDTDENLFRLTPYGALPDWREDVDKLSDPGKQQPQPRSIFDFEPGKNTTSESYSQNYLYPKKEPVKPKSPSIEEASGRDPVTAPKTGTTNYSHSAASKQPVHRSAGTSLPSVPSYVECVSPANETMELPPKKEEKKMKAARAKFNFQAQSPKELSLQKGDIVYIHRQVDNNWFEGEHHGRAGIFPTSYVEILPPTEKPTPIKSPTLQVLDYGEAVAMYNFSGDLPVELSFRKGEVISVTRRVDDKWLEGRISGTSRSGIFPATYVQVNKMPRTKYSMDDYTPGPMSPVSPGPQNPGRPLHSPCSRSPFASTSPSPKPEHSPLKPSSPLPYGSPASQSCSPTQTPAPKEMTYHWPHSTSKAASPTSQNSHWAGTHSALSPSTQASVSAHKAGATTASAPRHTDPSQGAIPNQATPFNAHVNSLRQMAAPNSSASTVVQRQPYKAVYNYKPQNSDELELREGDIVQVMEKCDDGWFVGTSERTHAFGTFPGNYVAPV; encoded by the exons ATGCAGTCTCAG CAACTTGCAGAAGCGGCAGGCAATCCACATGGCTCCTGGATCATCTTCTCTGGGGAGCCTGAAGTTTATTCAGGGCAGAAGATACTGACTTCTCCAGAGATGACTCCTGAAGTGGTCATCTCCCCTGGACTCCCTACTCCTCCCATGAGCCCTTTTCGTTCTGGAGGGTTCAAG GGCTCAGAGATGAATGGAAGTAGGCCAACTGTTCTCAGCTTTGGATCATATTACGGCCCCTCACAGGCACACG GTGGATTGTCAAATGGTGTGCAGAGCGCTGCCACTTTACCACGCAGCTGGACTCCTTCCAGGGAGGAGAGGCTCATCAAGTTTTCTGGAATCGGTCCAGTGGATGAAACAGGGATGCCCATTGCTTCCAGATCT AGTGTGAACAAACCCAAAGACTGGTACAGGAGCATGTTCAGACAGATTCACAAGAAGCCAGAGG AACCTGAGCTGGAGGATTCAGAACGGTGGTCGGCCGAAC GCCTCCGGTTACCTGCCAAGACAGAAGAAAGTAATGACACAGACGAGAATCTCTTCAGACTGACACCGTATGGGGCTCTACCAGACTG GAGGGAGGATGTAGATAAACTGTCAGACCCAGGAAAGCAGCAACCTCAACCAAGGAGCATATTTGATTTTGAGCCTGGGAAGAACACCACTTCAGAAAGCTACAGCCAG AATTATCTGTACCCGAAGAAAGAACCTGTGAAACCAAAGTCACCATCAATTGAG GAGGCCAGTGGCAGGGATCCAGTGACTGCTCCAAAGACTGGGACTACAAACTACAG CCATTCTGCAGCATCAAAGCAGCCTGTCCATCGCTCTGCTGGCACATCATTGCCTTCCGTTCCCTCATATG TAGAGTGTGTCTCCCCTGCAAATGAAACCATGGAGCTCCCACctaagaaagaggagaaaaag aTGAAAGCAGCACGAGCCAAGTTCAATTTCCAGGCTCAGTCACCCAA AGAGCTGTCTCTGCAGAAAGGCGACATTGTTTACATCCACAGACAGGTAGATAACAACTGGTTTGAAGGTGAACATCACGGAAGAGCTGGAATTTTCCCCACATCTTACGTAgag ATTCTGCCACCTACAGAGAAGCCCACACCTATAAAGTCTCCCACTCTGCAGGTTTTGGACTATGGGGAAGCTGTGGCTATGTATAACTTCAGTGGGGACCTACCTGTTGAACTCTCTTTTCGTAAA GGTGAGGTGATCAGTGTAACCCGGCGTGTGGATGATAAATGGTTGGAGGGGAGGATCTCAGGGACCAGCCGGAGTGGCATTTTCCCCGCCACATATGTCCAGGTCAACAAAATGCCTCGCACCAAATACTCCATGGACGACTACACACCAGGCCCCATGTCTCCTGTCTCCCCTGGACCCCAGAATCCAGGACGTCCACTCCACTCTCCCTGTTCCCGATCACCATTTGCATCCACTTCCCCCAGCCCCAAACCTGAGCACTCCCCCTTGAAGCCATCCTCACCTTTACCTTATGGCAGCCCAGCTTCACAGTCATGCTCTCCCACCCAGACACCTGCACCTAAAGAAATGACCTATCATTGGCCCCACAGCACCTCCAAAGCAGCTTCACCCACCAGCCAGAACAGTCACTGGGCTGGGACACACTCTGCTCTTTCACCCTCTACTCAGGCGTCAGTTTCTGCACACAAAGCAGGAGCTACCACAGCGAGCGCTCCCAGACACACTGACCCCTCACAG GGTGCAATACCAAACCAGGCTACTCCATTCAATGCACATGTCAACTCCCTGAGGCAAATGGCGGCCCCAAACAGCTCCGCCTCAACTGTAGTGCAACGGCAGCC ATATAAAGCTGTTTACAACTACAAACCACAGAATTCAGATGAGCTGGAGCTCAGAGAAGGAGACATTGTACAGGTGATGGAGAAATGTGATGATGGCTGGTTTGTAG GTACGTCAGAACGGACTCATGCTTTTGGGACCTTTCCTGGGAATTATGTTGCACCAGTTTGA
- the sorbs3 gene encoding vinexin isoform X2: MQSQQLAEAAGNPHGSWIIFSGEPEVYSGQKILTSPEMTPEVVISPGLPTPPMSPFRSGGFKGSEMNGSRPTVLSFGSYYGPSQAHGGLSNGVQSAATLPRSWTPSREERLIKFSGIGPVDETGMPIASRSSVNKPKDWYRSMFRQIHKKPEEPELEDSERWSAERLRLPAKTEESNDTDENLFRLTPYGALPDWREDVDKLSDPGKQQPQPRSIFDFEPGKNTTSESYSQNYLYPKKEPVKPKSPSIEASLVSELSRFEAELDSEIQGLERRLSQKKQRRGRGEEASGRDPVTAPKTGTTNYSHSAASKQPVHRSAGTSLPSVPSYVECVSPANETMELPPKKEEKKMKAARAKFNFQAQSPKELSLQKGDIVYIHRQVDNNWFEGEHHGRAGIFPTSYVEILPPTEKPTPIKSPTLQVLDYGEAVAMYNFSGDLPVELSFRKGEVISVTRRVDDKWLEGRISGTSRSGIFPATYVQVNKMPRTKYSMDDYTPGPMSPVSPGPQNPGRPLHSPCSRSPFASTSPSPKPEHSPLKPSSPLPYGSPASQSCSPTQTPAPKEMTYHWPHSTSKAASPTSQNSHWAGTHSALSPSTQASVSAHKAGATTASAPRHTDPSQGAIPNQATPFNAHVNSLRQMAAPNSSASTVVQRQPYKAVYNYKPQNSDELELREGDIVQVMEKCDDGWFVDFLSDL, translated from the exons ATGCAGTCTCAG CAACTTGCAGAAGCGGCAGGCAATCCACATGGCTCCTGGATCATCTTCTCTGGGGAGCCTGAAGTTTATTCAGGGCAGAAGATACTGACTTCTCCAGAGATGACTCCTGAAGTGGTCATCTCCCCTGGACTCCCTACTCCTCCCATGAGCCCTTTTCGTTCTGGAGGGTTCAAG GGCTCAGAGATGAATGGAAGTAGGCCAACTGTTCTCAGCTTTGGATCATATTACGGCCCCTCACAGGCACACG GTGGATTGTCAAATGGTGTGCAGAGCGCTGCCACTTTACCACGCAGCTGGACTCCTTCCAGGGAGGAGAGGCTCATCAAGTTTTCTGGAATCGGTCCAGTGGATGAAACAGGGATGCCCATTGCTTCCAGATCT AGTGTGAACAAACCCAAAGACTGGTACAGGAGCATGTTCAGACAGATTCACAAGAAGCCAGAGG AACCTGAGCTGGAGGATTCAGAACGGTGGTCGGCCGAAC GCCTCCGGTTACCTGCCAAGACAGAAGAAAGTAATGACACAGACGAGAATCTCTTCAGACTGACACCGTATGGGGCTCTACCAGACTG GAGGGAGGATGTAGATAAACTGTCAGACCCAGGAAAGCAGCAACCTCAACCAAGGAGCATATTTGATTTTGAGCCTGGGAAGAACACCACTTCAGAAAGCTACAGCCAG AATTATCTGTACCCGAAGAAAGAACCTGTGAAACCAAAGTCACCATCAATTGAG GCCAGTCTGGTCTCTGAGCTGAGTCGATTTGAGGCTGAGCTGGACTCGGAGATCCAGGGCCTGGAGAGGAGACTTTCCCAAAAGAAGCAGCGTCGAGGCCGGGGTGAG GAGGCCAGTGGCAGGGATCCAGTGACTGCTCCAAAGACTGGGACTACAAACTACAG CCATTCTGCAGCATCAAAGCAGCCTGTCCATCGCTCTGCTGGCACATCATTGCCTTCCGTTCCCTCATATG TAGAGTGTGTCTCCCCTGCAAATGAAACCATGGAGCTCCCACctaagaaagaggagaaaaag aTGAAAGCAGCACGAGCCAAGTTCAATTTCCAGGCTCAGTCACCCAA AGAGCTGTCTCTGCAGAAAGGCGACATTGTTTACATCCACAGACAGGTAGATAACAACTGGTTTGAAGGTGAACATCACGGAAGAGCTGGAATTTTCCCCACATCTTACGTAgag ATTCTGCCACCTACAGAGAAGCCCACACCTATAAAGTCTCCCACTCTGCAGGTTTTGGACTATGGGGAAGCTGTGGCTATGTATAACTTCAGTGGGGACCTACCTGTTGAACTCTCTTTTCGTAAA GGTGAGGTGATCAGTGTAACCCGGCGTGTGGATGATAAATGGTTGGAGGGGAGGATCTCAGGGACCAGCCGGAGTGGCATTTTCCCCGCCACATATGTCCAGGTCAACAAAATGCCTCGCACCAAATACTCCATGGACGACTACACACCAGGCCCCATGTCTCCTGTCTCCCCTGGACCCCAGAATCCAGGACGTCCACTCCACTCTCCCTGTTCCCGATCACCATTTGCATCCACTTCCCCCAGCCCCAAACCTGAGCACTCCCCCTTGAAGCCATCCTCACCTTTACCTTATGGCAGCCCAGCTTCACAGTCATGCTCTCCCACCCAGACACCTGCACCTAAAGAAATGACCTATCATTGGCCCCACAGCACCTCCAAAGCAGCTTCACCCACCAGCCAGAACAGTCACTGGGCTGGGACACACTCTGCTCTTTCACCCTCTACTCAGGCGTCAGTTTCTGCACACAAAGCAGGAGCTACCACAGCGAGCGCTCCCAGACACACTGACCCCTCACAG GGTGCAATACCAAACCAGGCTACTCCATTCAATGCACATGTCAACTCCCTGAGGCAAATGGCGGCCCCAAACAGCTCCGCCTCAACTGTAGTGCAACGGCAGCC ATATAAAGCTGTTTACAACTACAAACCACAGAATTCAGATGAGCTGGAGCTCAGAGAAGGAGACATTGTACAGGTGATGGAGAAATGTGATGATGGCTGGTTTGTAG ATTTCCTTTCAGATCTCTGA
- the sorbs3 gene encoding vinexin isoform X4, with protein MQSQQLAEAAGNPHGSWIIFSGEPEVYSGQKILTSPEMTPEVVISPGLPTPPMSPFRSGGFKGSEMNGSRPTVLSFGSYYGPSQAHGGLSNGVQSAATLPRSWTPSREERLIKFSGIGPVDETGMPIASRSSVNKPKDWYRSMFRQIHKKPEEPELEDSERWSAERLRLPAKTEESNDTDENLFRLTPYGALPDWREDVDKLSDPGKQQPQPRSIFDFEPGKNTTSESYSQNYLYPKKEPVKPKSPSIEASLVSELSRFEAELDSEIQGLERRLSQKKQRRGRGEEASGRDPVTAPKTGTTNYSHSAASKQPVHRSAGTSLPSVPSYVECVSPANETMELPPKKEEKKMKAARAKFNFQAQSPKELSLQKGDIVYIHRQVDNNWFEGEHHGRAGIFPTSYVEILPPTEKPTPIKSPTLQVLDYGEAVAMYNFSGDLPVELSFRKGEVISVTRRVDDKWLEGRISGTSRSGIFPATYVQGAIPNQATPFNAHVNSLRQMAAPNSSASTVVQRQPYKAVYNYKPQNSDELELREGDIVQVMEKCDDGWFVGTSERTHAFGTFPGNYVAPV; from the exons ATGCAGTCTCAG CAACTTGCAGAAGCGGCAGGCAATCCACATGGCTCCTGGATCATCTTCTCTGGGGAGCCTGAAGTTTATTCAGGGCAGAAGATACTGACTTCTCCAGAGATGACTCCTGAAGTGGTCATCTCCCCTGGACTCCCTACTCCTCCCATGAGCCCTTTTCGTTCTGGAGGGTTCAAG GGCTCAGAGATGAATGGAAGTAGGCCAACTGTTCTCAGCTTTGGATCATATTACGGCCCCTCACAGGCACACG GTGGATTGTCAAATGGTGTGCAGAGCGCTGCCACTTTACCACGCAGCTGGACTCCTTCCAGGGAGGAGAGGCTCATCAAGTTTTCTGGAATCGGTCCAGTGGATGAAACAGGGATGCCCATTGCTTCCAGATCT AGTGTGAACAAACCCAAAGACTGGTACAGGAGCATGTTCAGACAGATTCACAAGAAGCCAGAGG AACCTGAGCTGGAGGATTCAGAACGGTGGTCGGCCGAAC GCCTCCGGTTACCTGCCAAGACAGAAGAAAGTAATGACACAGACGAGAATCTCTTCAGACTGACACCGTATGGGGCTCTACCAGACTG GAGGGAGGATGTAGATAAACTGTCAGACCCAGGAAAGCAGCAACCTCAACCAAGGAGCATATTTGATTTTGAGCCTGGGAAGAACACCACTTCAGAAAGCTACAGCCAG AATTATCTGTACCCGAAGAAAGAACCTGTGAAACCAAAGTCACCATCAATTGAG GCCAGTCTGGTCTCTGAGCTGAGTCGATTTGAGGCTGAGCTGGACTCGGAGATCCAGGGCCTGGAGAGGAGACTTTCCCAAAAGAAGCAGCGTCGAGGCCGGGGTGAG GAGGCCAGTGGCAGGGATCCAGTGACTGCTCCAAAGACTGGGACTACAAACTACAG CCATTCTGCAGCATCAAAGCAGCCTGTCCATCGCTCTGCTGGCACATCATTGCCTTCCGTTCCCTCATATG TAGAGTGTGTCTCCCCTGCAAATGAAACCATGGAGCTCCCACctaagaaagaggagaaaaag aTGAAAGCAGCACGAGCCAAGTTCAATTTCCAGGCTCAGTCACCCAA AGAGCTGTCTCTGCAGAAAGGCGACATTGTTTACATCCACAGACAGGTAGATAACAACTGGTTTGAAGGTGAACATCACGGAAGAGCTGGAATTTTCCCCACATCTTACGTAgag ATTCTGCCACCTACAGAGAAGCCCACACCTATAAAGTCTCCCACTCTGCAGGTTTTGGACTATGGGGAAGCTGTGGCTATGTATAACTTCAGTGGGGACCTACCTGTTGAACTCTCTTTTCGTAAA GGTGAGGTGATCAGTGTAACCCGGCGTGTGGATGATAAATGGTTGGAGGGGAGGATCTCAGGGACCAGCCGGAGTGGCATTTTCCCCGCCACATATGTCCAG GGTGCAATACCAAACCAGGCTACTCCATTCAATGCACATGTCAACTCCCTGAGGCAAATGGCGGCCCCAAACAGCTCCGCCTCAACTGTAGTGCAACGGCAGCC ATATAAAGCTGTTTACAACTACAAACCACAGAATTCAGATGAGCTGGAGCTCAGAGAAGGAGACATTGTACAGGTGATGGAGAAATGTGATGATGGCTGGTTTGTAG GTACGTCAGAACGGACTCATGCTTTTGGGACCTTTCCTGGGAATTATGTTGCACCAGTTTGA
- the sorbs3 gene encoding vinexin isoform X1, whose amino-acid sequence MQSQQLAEAAGNPHGSWIIFSGEPEVYSGQKILTSPEMTPEVVISPGLPTPPMSPFRSGGFKGSEMNGSRPTVLSFGSYYGPSQAHGGLSNGVQSAATLPRSWTPSREERLIKFSGIGPVDETGMPIASRSSVNKPKDWYRSMFRQIHKKPEEPELEDSERWSAERLRLPAKTEESNDTDENLFRLTPYGALPDWREDVDKLSDPGKQQPQPRSIFDFEPGKNTTSESYSQNYLYPKKEPVKPKSPSIEASLVSELSRFEAELDSEIQGLERRLSQKKQRRGRGEEASGRDPVTAPKTGTTNYSHSAASKQPVHRSAGTSLPSVPSYVECVSPANETMELPPKKEEKKMKAARAKFNFQAQSPKELSLQKGDIVYIHRQVDNNWFEGEHHGRAGIFPTSYVEILPPTEKPTPIKSPTLQVLDYGEAVAMYNFSGDLPVELSFRKGEVISVTRRVDDKWLEGRISGTSRSGIFPATYVQVNKMPRTKYSMDDYTPGPMSPVSPGPQNPGRPLHSPCSRSPFASTSPSPKPEHSPLKPSSPLPYGSPASQSCSPTQTPAPKEMTYHWPHSTSKAASPTSQNSHWAGTHSALSPSTQASVSAHKAGATTASAPRHTDPSQGAIPNQATPFNAHVNSLRQMAAPNSSASTVVQRQPYKAVYNYKPQNSDELELREGDIVQVMEKCDDGWFVGTSERTHAFGTFPGNYVAPV is encoded by the exons ATGCAGTCTCAG CAACTTGCAGAAGCGGCAGGCAATCCACATGGCTCCTGGATCATCTTCTCTGGGGAGCCTGAAGTTTATTCAGGGCAGAAGATACTGACTTCTCCAGAGATGACTCCTGAAGTGGTCATCTCCCCTGGACTCCCTACTCCTCCCATGAGCCCTTTTCGTTCTGGAGGGTTCAAG GGCTCAGAGATGAATGGAAGTAGGCCAACTGTTCTCAGCTTTGGATCATATTACGGCCCCTCACAGGCACACG GTGGATTGTCAAATGGTGTGCAGAGCGCTGCCACTTTACCACGCAGCTGGACTCCTTCCAGGGAGGAGAGGCTCATCAAGTTTTCTGGAATCGGTCCAGTGGATGAAACAGGGATGCCCATTGCTTCCAGATCT AGTGTGAACAAACCCAAAGACTGGTACAGGAGCATGTTCAGACAGATTCACAAGAAGCCAGAGG AACCTGAGCTGGAGGATTCAGAACGGTGGTCGGCCGAAC GCCTCCGGTTACCTGCCAAGACAGAAGAAAGTAATGACACAGACGAGAATCTCTTCAGACTGACACCGTATGGGGCTCTACCAGACTG GAGGGAGGATGTAGATAAACTGTCAGACCCAGGAAAGCAGCAACCTCAACCAAGGAGCATATTTGATTTTGAGCCTGGGAAGAACACCACTTCAGAAAGCTACAGCCAG AATTATCTGTACCCGAAGAAAGAACCTGTGAAACCAAAGTCACCATCAATTGAG GCCAGTCTGGTCTCTGAGCTGAGTCGATTTGAGGCTGAGCTGGACTCGGAGATCCAGGGCCTGGAGAGGAGACTTTCCCAAAAGAAGCAGCGTCGAGGCCGGGGTGAG GAGGCCAGTGGCAGGGATCCAGTGACTGCTCCAAAGACTGGGACTACAAACTACAG CCATTCTGCAGCATCAAAGCAGCCTGTCCATCGCTCTGCTGGCACATCATTGCCTTCCGTTCCCTCATATG TAGAGTGTGTCTCCCCTGCAAATGAAACCATGGAGCTCCCACctaagaaagaggagaaaaag aTGAAAGCAGCACGAGCCAAGTTCAATTTCCAGGCTCAGTCACCCAA AGAGCTGTCTCTGCAGAAAGGCGACATTGTTTACATCCACAGACAGGTAGATAACAACTGGTTTGAAGGTGAACATCACGGAAGAGCTGGAATTTTCCCCACATCTTACGTAgag ATTCTGCCACCTACAGAGAAGCCCACACCTATAAAGTCTCCCACTCTGCAGGTTTTGGACTATGGGGAAGCTGTGGCTATGTATAACTTCAGTGGGGACCTACCTGTTGAACTCTCTTTTCGTAAA GGTGAGGTGATCAGTGTAACCCGGCGTGTGGATGATAAATGGTTGGAGGGGAGGATCTCAGGGACCAGCCGGAGTGGCATTTTCCCCGCCACATATGTCCAGGTCAACAAAATGCCTCGCACCAAATACTCCATGGACGACTACACACCAGGCCCCATGTCTCCTGTCTCCCCTGGACCCCAGAATCCAGGACGTCCACTCCACTCTCCCTGTTCCCGATCACCATTTGCATCCACTTCCCCCAGCCCCAAACCTGAGCACTCCCCCTTGAAGCCATCCTCACCTTTACCTTATGGCAGCCCAGCTTCACAGTCATGCTCTCCCACCCAGACACCTGCACCTAAAGAAATGACCTATCATTGGCCCCACAGCACCTCCAAAGCAGCTTCACCCACCAGCCAGAACAGTCACTGGGCTGGGACACACTCTGCTCTTTCACCCTCTACTCAGGCGTCAGTTTCTGCACACAAAGCAGGAGCTACCACAGCGAGCGCTCCCAGACACACTGACCCCTCACAG GGTGCAATACCAAACCAGGCTACTCCATTCAATGCACATGTCAACTCCCTGAGGCAAATGGCGGCCCCAAACAGCTCCGCCTCAACTGTAGTGCAACGGCAGCC ATATAAAGCTGTTTACAACTACAAACCACAGAATTCAGATGAGCTGGAGCTCAGAGAAGGAGACATTGTACAGGTGATGGAGAAATGTGATGATGGCTGGTTTGTAG GTACGTCAGAACGGACTCATGCTTTTGGGACCTTTCCTGGGAATTATGTTGCACCAGTTTGA